The Aureimonas populi genome includes the window GTGGGCGCAGAAATGAGCGCGGCTCCCAAACTCTACGACGCGCCGGCGGGCATCCACGCCGGCATCACAGCATTTCAGGCAGCAGCGGACAGGTCGATGGCGGCAATGGGCAAGCCCAGCGAGGCACAAATCCTGGAGCGCGTCGCCGCCCGGCTGAAGGCCCAGCTCGGCCAGGACATCTACGCCTCGTGGTTCCAGCGCATGAAGCTCGACCAGATCGGGCGCGGTGTGGTCCAGGTCTCGGTGCCCACCGCCTTCCTGAAGACCTGGATCAACGGCCATTACCGCGATCTCCTGACCACCCTTTTCGCCGAGGAGGTGCCGGGCACGCTGAAGGTGGAGATCCAGGTGCGCAGCGCCGCCCGCTCCGCCCCCTCCGCGCCGCCCGCGGCGGCCAACGGCCCGGCCGAGCCCCAGGCGCGCCGGCCGCAGCCCGCTGCCCCCGCCCGGGCCCCGGAGCGTGCCGCCTTCCCCCGCGCCGCCTCGTGCGAGTTCGGCTCGCCCCTCGATCCGCGCTATGTCTTCGAAAGCTTCGTCGAAGGCCCCTCGAACCGGGTGGCGCTCGCCGCCGCGCGCTCCATCGCCGAGAACGGCCCGCAATCGGTGCGCTTCAACCCGCTCTTCGTCCACGCCTCCGTGGGCCTTGGCAAGACGCATCTGCTCCAGGCCATCGCCAACGAGGCGCTGCGGCGCGACGACAATCCACGCGTCGTCTACCTGACGGCCGAATATTTCATGTGGCGCTTCGCCACCGCGATCCGCGACAACCAGGCGCTGGATTTCAAGGAGAATCTGCGCGGCATCGACATCCTGATCATCGACGACATGCAGTTCCTGCAAGGCAAGTCGATCCAGCAGGAGTTCTGCCACCTCCTCAACGCGCTGATCGATTCGGCCCGCCAGGTGATCGTTGCCGCCGACAGGCCGGCCTTCGAGCTGGAATCGCTGGACAGCCGGGTGCGCTCGCGCCTCGCCGGGGGCGTGGCCATCGAGATGGTGGCGCCGGACTACGAGATGCGCCGCGCGATCCTCTCCACCCGCGCGGCCGCGATGAAAGCCGAGGATCCGGGCTTCGAGCTGCCGGAAAGCGTGATCGAGACCATCGCGCGCCGCGTGACGGGCTCGGGCCGCGACATTGAGGGCGCCTTCAACCAGATCGCCTTCCGCCACTCGGTCGGCCAGCCGCTGTCGGCCGAGCATCTGGACGACCTGCTCAACCAATTGACGCGGGGCGGGGCGGAGAAGCGGGTGCGCATCGAGGACATCCTGAAATTCGTTTCGCGCCATTACAACGTGTCGCGCACGGACATCCTCTCCGCCCGGCGCACGCGCACCATCGTGCGCCCGCGACAGATCGCCATGTATCTGGCCAAGACCATGACGCCCCGCTCCCTGCCCGAGATCGGCCGTCGATTCGGCGGGCGCGACCACACAACGGTGCTGCACGCCGTGCGCAAGATCGAGGCGGAGCGGGCCGGCGACGAGAAGCTGTCGGAGGAGCTGGACGTGATCCGGCGCATGATCGAGGAGTAGGCGCCCGATCGACCGGGCGCGAACGCTCGCGAGGGGCGCGTTGAGCCGCGCCTTCCTCTTCAATCCCGCGAAGGGATGCTCTACAAGGTTGCGCACCTTGCGAGAGAGGCGCCGGACGGCGGCTCCCGAAATGAAACGGCCGTTTTCATGCACATCCTCATCGAGCGCTCCAACCTCCTGAAGTCCCTGACCCACGTGCATCGCGTGGTGGAGCGGCGCAACACGATCCCGATCCTGTCCAACGTCCTCCTGCGCACCGAATCCGGCGCCTTGCGGCTGAAGGCGACGGACCTCGACATCGAGATCACCGAGAGCGTGCCGGCGACAGGAGAGCGCGAGGGCGGCACCACCGTGCCCGCGCATTTGCTCTACGACATCGTCCGCAAGCTGTCGGACGGCGCGGAGGTGAAGCTCTCCACCAATGCCGAGGGCACGCAGATGACGGTCGCCTCCGGGCGCTCCAACTTCCGCCTGCAATGCCTGCCGGAGGCCGACTTCCCCGACATCACCGCCGGTCAGTTCACCCATTCCTTCCAGCTCAAGGCGAGCGAGCTCGCGCGCCTGATCGAGCGCACCCAGTTCGCGATCTCCACCGAGGAGACACGCTACTACCTCAACGGCATCTTCCTCCACACGATCGACGTGGACGGCGCGCCGCGCCTTCGCGCCGTGGCGACGGACGGCCACCGCCTCGCGCGCGCGGAGACCGACGCGCCGGCGGGCTCGGAAGGCATGCCGGGCATCATCGTGCCGCGAAAGACGGTGGGCGAGCTTCAGAAGCTTCTCGGCGAAGCCGAGGACGAAATCCTCGTCGAGCTGTCCGATTCTAAGATCCGCTTCACCCTCAGCGACATCGTGATGACCTCCAAGCTGATCGACGGGACCTTCCCGGACTATCAGCGCGTCATCCCCACCGGCAACGACAAGGCGCTGACGCTCGATCGCGCCGTTTTCGCCTCTGCCGTCGACCGCGTCTCCACCATCTCCTCCGAGCGCGGCCGGGCGGTGAAGCTTGCCGTCGCCGATGGCCAGCTCACCCTCACCGTCAACTCGCCGGACGCGGGCACGGCGACCG containing:
- the dnaA gene encoding chromosomal replication initiator protein DnaA codes for the protein MAAMGKPSEAQILERVAARLKAQLGQDIYASWFQRMKLDQIGRGVVQVSVPTAFLKTWINGHYRDLLTTLFAEEVPGTLKVEIQVRSAARSAPSAPPAAANGPAEPQARRPQPAAPARAPERAAFPRAASCEFGSPLDPRYVFESFVEGPSNRVALAAARSIAENGPQSVRFNPLFVHASVGLGKTHLLQAIANEALRRDDNPRVVYLTAEYFMWRFATAIRDNQALDFKENLRGIDILIIDDMQFLQGKSIQQEFCHLLNALIDSARQVIVAADRPAFELESLDSRVRSRLAGGVAIEMVAPDYEMRRAILSTRAAAMKAEDPGFELPESVIETIARRVTGSGRDIEGAFNQIAFRHSVGQPLSAEHLDDLLNQLTRGGAEKRVRIEDILKFVSRHYNVSRTDILSARRTRTIVRPRQIAMYLAKTMTPRSLPEIGRRFGGRDHTTVLHAVRKIEAERAGDEKLSEELDVIRRMIEE
- the dnaN gene encoding DNA polymerase III subunit beta yields the protein MHILIERSNLLKSLTHVHRVVERRNTIPILSNVLLRTESGALRLKATDLDIEITESVPATGEREGGTTVPAHLLYDIVRKLSDGAEVKLSTNAEGTQMTVASGRSNFRLQCLPEADFPDITAGQFTHSFQLKASELARLIERTQFAISTEETRYYLNGIFLHTIDVDGAPRLRAVATDGHRLARAETDAPAGSEGMPGIIVPRKTVGELQKLLGEAEDEILVELSDSKIRFTLSDIVMTSKLIDGTFPDYQRVIPTGNDKALTLDRAVFASAVDRVSTISSERGRAVKLAVADGQLTLTVNSPDAGTATEELAVGYEADSIEIGFNARYLLDITGQLSGEEAVFMMADPGSPTLIKDGADEGTLYVLMPMRV